Sequence from the Panicum virgatum strain AP13 chromosome 5N, P.virgatum_v5, whole genome shotgun sequence genome:
ggtaagttttggcttcgaactcgtcgtgcgtcGTGTAGTTCCCTTTTTCCTGACCCCCTCTTCGGGTGTGTTTTACAGGGTTTGAGGTGCGGcgcctcgaggcccccggtcccagagcagcgcctgatcaatcgcctccacgcggagaagatgaagagacgGAAGGACGCGGCAGAGGTGAAGGtcgaaaggaaaaggaagagaaaggcggggcacgacaaggcgtgcaagcttgctcgcgcggaggggaaggcacagcccgccacacccgagtcctcggaggaggacgaggaggaggtcttggacgccgaggaccacgttccgaggggggacggggagggcgcgagccccccaccgttctacctgtgggacgaagaagaggaagcgaccgtggcgccagaggagccgagggccgcaGGGGGGTCGTTGGCGAACCTCTCCCTCGAGGGTGTGGCGCGGGAGTCATccttgccggcggccggcgaggagtcGCCTGCGCCCCAAGTGCTAATCCATGgccacgaggctgcggcgggagaggagtcgtccgcgctggcagcctcgagggaCCGGgctgacacgaggggggcggcTTCGGGGCAGCCTTTGAGGGACAGCTCGATGCCCCGAGTCCGGAAgaccgccacgaggaagcggagtatgagtgctcgatctgggtaagcatTTTAGATTCCATTTTTTGTTATGCATTTGGTAGACTTCTCTATCCTGCTTAACTTGCGTCTCTTGATTTCTAGctccggggccgttcccaaggatgcagtgcggcttgccccggtcaaggctctcaagaccgggccTCGCAGTACTccacacacggcgccgcagcccccgcccatcgtggatctcgaggcggcggccgctaggctacgggaggccgtGGCCCGAGGGGCTCAGGCGGCTCAGCGAGCCCGGGAGGAGGAGGGTAacgccggtcagggcgacgccggccagcgtGGTGCCGGGGCGGCCGCTCCGGCGGCCGACGCTAAGGAGACAGGCCCgggcggtgccggtggtgcCGCCCAAACGGCTATTGGAGTTGaagccggtcagggcgacgcggacAGCGCTGCCCGCCCGGCCACaggagaaactggcgggggcgcgcaggagcgccctgccggtCAAGCAGCCGAGGAGACCCTCAtcttcgagccctcgagggccgaggACGAGGGCCTCACGGAGGAcatggcgcaagaggcgccaggggtagaaggagcccccatctcggagcccaccgaggcccgggacgagggtaccgtcgcaatagtgcccgtgccaacggcgcaggagggcgcgacggcggcggtagagctgccggacagcagcggggagtacggggactcaatggatatcgaccccgctgctgcggtgAGCGCCACCGCCCACATCgtcgagttcgcgtcggccagtgCGGGCGTGTTCGAAGCGGGGGCGTCtgaggggagccacctcggggtgatcgtcccgtccggtgtcccctcagagttccttcgcaaggagcgggaggaggaggaggcctggaacaagcagatgggagtcgggcgcgagatcttgcaggccctcgaccgcgcctatcagcttcatcagaatgcagattaccaggtcagccaggtaagtaTTTCCCCTGGAAATTGCTTCGGATTGGTTTTAAATTTTCgcgcgtcttcacccacgccgtccccctttgcagcagctgagggaattctcgcgcgagaagagcgtcgagatgaaccggctgtactcccagataggccagctcgggcaacacaacgccgagctggtgctcaaaaacatcgatgccaacacaaaaatggccgatctgggagcgcgtcagcgggcgctggaggaggagctggctcgggtggctggtgagcgggacgtccagagggcggcagcggaggagaaggcccaaGAGGCCGAGGtacaagctgccgagctgcagcgccttcggacggcgctcgagggtAGGGCTCGTGAGGCGGAGGGGCagagcgctgagctgcagcgcctcagtGCCACGCTCGAGCaacagaaggccgagctcctccacaaagaggtggccatggttgcgctcgccgggaccctccaggaacagggtgtggccctcgaagagagggaggtggccctccagaacatgggggctagtcttaaggaaaaagaagccttcttgtcctcgctcgaagaggctgcccgtacccagagggaggaggcgcagaagaacatAGCGGGTGAGTACCTTTGATTTTCCGTTGATTTGTTACTTTTCGTAActgacgttgatttcctttgctcagagctgaggcagaaggtggcggacgagaccacggcgaaggaagcggtccataccgcgctcacggcggcacaaatggagtttgctgagctggagcagaccgccgtgagcgtgtgtcaagagctcgagggggagggtgccgtctcgggcagttcggtgatcagccgcctgcgcgcgctaggcggccggattgccgaacatgccaagagcaccttccgcctcggtgtcctgcgggctctcgccgtggcctcgacgcattacctcatggatctccagagggtgtcgtcggggtacgtcgtcccGGATGATGCTGACGTGGACGCCacatcggccatcatggatgaagccgacgcagccgcagaggagttctccaccgtcctcgccgagaagctcgaggcggacatccctcccatcgccgaattcgacactcctgaagacccgcaagggggggatggtagcctgtaggacaaTTGGGCCTCGatgcccatgtaaatagattagtgtttatcatgGTCATGCCTTGTAATCGCACTTTATGAATATAAAGGATtttgtttcgtaatttgaatatgtggcccgtcgaggccttgtgtgatcgagcctgtgttcctttactttatttccgtgttcttcgtacgcgacttagataaacatctgcgaggaagttcgcgttcataagcaacgtaggcgtagggtggtgaggggggtgccgtatcccggaggcgtaggcggccccacgactcggccagccccgtaccgtggttgcttacgcctcacgtccgttttttccaaggatacgagaagctcaggatcgagacggaaatatttcgaaaaaacactggcgactttttggggacgttcgggggttccccccgtagtagcccccgagggaggctcggctttgccgagggtaaagccgagcgtacctctaTGTTCGTGTgcgcccgagccctcgagggtcgggaaggttcccaaaaagcgATAAGTGAAGGgtgcttccttattatttcgggaaatcgaaaatgcgattacgaacaatatagaaattgcttgaaatgcttaaggatagaaacgacgtagctgttgtatattccaagcgttggtgaggacttcgcctttttcgttggccagcttgtacgtgccgggcttgagtacctcggcgattatgtacagtccttcccatggaggtgagagcttgtggcggcccttgttgtcctgccgaagccttagcaccaagtcccctttgttgaggtctcggcgccggaccttctgcGCTTGGTACCTTCGTAGGGACTGTTGGTAGCGCGCGGAATGCAGAAgtgccatgtctcgagcctcgtccacttggtccagcgagtcttcgcgagctcgctggtttcgttgctcttgatatgccatgagccttggcgatccgtattccaagtcggtggggaggatggcctcggcgccatagacgaggaagaacggagagaaacccgtagctctgctcggggtcgtcctcagactccagatgaccgagggtagctctgtgagccaccttcggccgaacttgttcagcttgttgaagatcctcggctttagtccttggaggatcatgccattggcacgctccacttgcccgttcgtctgtgggtgagccacagctgaccagtccacacgtatgtggaagctgtcgcagaacgccaagaacttcttgcctgtgaactgggtgccgttgttggtgataatcgagttcgggaccccgaacctgaagacgatgtcggtgaagaattggactgcttgctcggatttgatcttgccgatgggtcgagcctcgatccatttggagaacttgtcgaccgccaccagcaagtgggtgaagcccccgggtgcCCTCTTcaacggaccgacgaggtccagtccccacacggcgaacggccacgtgacggggatggtctgcagggcatgggccgggaggtgtgtttttcgggcatagaactggcatccctcgcaagtccgcacgacgtcagtggcgtcggcgaccgcggtgggccagtaaaagccttgacgaaacacgttacccacgagggtgcgtggcgcggcgtggtggccgcagacgccagcatggatgtcgcggatcagctccttgccctcggggatggggatgcaacgttgcaggacacccgaggggctaCGCTTGTATAGCCCgttgtcgattagaacgaaggacttggcccgcctggcaaggcgtcgcgcctgagcgcggtccgagggtaggagCCCTCGAACCATCCATTCGAGGTACTGaacgcgccagtctcgcgaagcgggggcctcgtcaacttccattgcttcggcctcgtccgcggaggttgtCCCGAAGTTAGTATCCATGGGcccgaccccgtccgccggggggttcccgtcggagggtccggcggacgaggggcctgCCTCCGTCGGTTGCTTGAACTCGACGGTGGGCTTGGAGATGTcgtgagcgaagatgttcggggggacggtggtccgccccgaagctatcttggccagttcgtccgcgtcctcattgtacttgcgtgggacgtgattgagctcgaggccgtcgaatttgtcctcgaggcggcgtactgtGTTGcaatacgcctccatcttcgggtcgtgacagctggactccttcattacttggtcgacgacgagctgagagtcaccgcgcgcatcgaggcgtttgacgccaagctcgatggcgatgcggaggccaccgaggagggcctcatactccgccatattgttcgaagcagggaaatgcaagcggattacataccgcatgtgttctccgagaggtgagatgaagaggaggccggctccggctccagttttcatcaccgacccgtcgaagtacatagtccagcattcgccccggatttgtgatgggggtagctgaatgtccgtccattcagccacgaagtcagccaagatttgggacttaattgccttgcggggggcgtaagtgagtgtctctcccattagctccacagaccatttggcgattctgccctcggcttcccggttgcgggctatctctcccaaggggaaagacgagaccacggtgacggggtgagcctcgaagtagtggcgcagcttgcgtcgagctagcactactgcgtagagcagcttctgaatctgaggGTAGCGCGTCTTGgtctcagacaacacctcgctgatatagtacaccggccgctggacgggcagagcttgaccctcctcttgtctttccacaacgatcaccgcgctgaccacttgggtcgtcgcggccacgtatagatagaggggctcgccgtccgtaggtggtgtaagaatgggagcacgggtgagcgatgccttcagcctttcgagggcctcttgagcttcgggggtccacgtgaagcgctcggttttcctcaagagtcgatacaggggcaagcctttctcgccgagacgcgagataaaactgctaagggacgctaggcatcccatgaccctctgtaccccctttaggtctcggatcggtcccatccgagtgatggccgagactttgtcagggttgggttcgatgccccgctgggagacaatgaagcccaagagcatgcctcgagggaccccgaacacgcacttctcggggttaagttttacccctttggctcgtaggcaatcgaatgcgatcctgagatcagcaaccaggtcgtccgccttcctggttttgacaacgatgtcgtcgacatatgcctctacgctccgcccgagctggtctccgaaaacgtggagcatacaccgttgataggtggctccggcgtttctgaggccaaagggcatcgtaacatagcagtacatgccgaaaggtgtgataaaagaagtcgcgagctggtcggactctttcatcttgatttgatggtaaccggagtaagcatcaagaaaggataagagctcacatcccgcagtagtatctacaatctgatcaattcgtggcaaaggaaagggaaccttcggacatgccttatttagactagtgtaatctacgcacatcctccaatttccactctttttctttactaatactggattagcgagccactcgggatggaatacctctttgatgaacccggccgccagaagtttctgcaactccccgccgatcgcccggcgcttgagctcgtcgaagcgtcgcaggcgttgcttcaccggcttggagttgggtcggacatcaagagagtgctcggcgacctccctcggtatgccaggcatgtccgaggggctccacgcaaagatatcagcgttggcgcggaggaaatcgacgagcaccacttcctatttgtcgtcgagggtggcgctgatctgcaacgccttgttgtcggagtggctcgggtcgaggggcaccttcttgataccctcggtgggttcgaagctcccggcatgTCGGTGTGTGgaatccaaggcctcgcttgccattttgtcgagggtggctgcgagggcctcgtcttccgcttgagcttccgcgcgctcaacgcactcgacgtcgcactcgtaggcgtgctcgaacgaagagccgatggtgatgacgccctttggtcccggcattttgagcttgaggtaggtgtagttggggacggccatgaacttggcgtagcaaggacgaccgaggatggcatggtaggatcctcgaaaccccaccacctcaaaggtgagtacctccttgcggaagttggctgccgtgccgaagcagaccggcagatcgatctggccgaggggttggacccgcttccccggcgcgacgctgtggaatggcgacttgctggggcgtagcttgtccaatccgatccccatgagctccaaggtgggggcgtacatgatgttgaggctgctgcctccgtccatgagcaccttggagaagcgagtgttgccgatgatggggtcgacaacgagcgggtaacgtcccggatgcgggacgtagtcggggtggtcctcgcggccaaaggcaatGGTGTCCTTCGACTAGTCGAgataggatggcgtggccttggtgacggaaaagacttcgcggcgctcacgcttgcgctgccgagaagtcatattcgtcgtcgtccctccaaagatgaagaaggcgttctccactggggggaactcgtcatctccacctttgtcgccagcatccttcttcttgtcctcatcgcgatgcgcgacgcggttgtagtatttcttgagcatctcgcactgctcgagagtatggttgaccgggcccttgtggtaagggcacggtttcttaagcatgtcgtcgaactggccaccaccgcctcgaggggggcctcgaggccctttgcggtccggggcggctgcgaaggcctcctcggagtcttcTGCCTGCCCCGTCCCGCGCTGGTCCGGCGGGACCGGCttccttcccttcctcccccgcttttgtttcttggcgggggcgttgggcttgacgttgctgccctccgcgggcgcatcgtccttgcgcttgcttgatttgtcgtcgaagatggcaccaacagcctcctcgccggcggcgaagttggtggcagcgtcgaacaactcattggtattaacgggtcggcttctcgcgagctcatgcaccagattcctgcacgtcgtaccctcgaggaaagcgttaatgacctcgacgtgggtgacgctggggagctcggtgcactgcttggagaagcgccgcacgtagtcacgcagggattcgcggggcttctggtgacaccctttgaggtcccaggagttcccagggcgcacgtacatgccctggaaattgcctacGAAGacatggaccaagtcggcccagctgTAGATTTGATCCgcaggcaagtgctcgagccacgttcgtgtggcgtcagcaagatgaagggggaggttgcggatgatgaccgcgtcttccgtcgcgccgcctagctggcacgctaggcggtagtcgttgagccagactgcaggatcagtctcgccccgagtatttgacgagggtgttgggttgtcggaagcgcgggggaaaaggcgcggtccggatctcccgactgaacacccgggtgcccggaggctccggtgactcacccctgtcgtgctcagggtcgaagcgtccaccccgtcgaggggtgtacctcctgccgttgatgacgttgcgggcgtcgccgtagccagcgtgcccgcgagtgtcgcggattcgctcccttacgggaactcttccgatgcgctcgtgTACCGGGGGTGCCCTCGCACCGggtgctacggctgccttgcccttccctgctgggggtgtgtgcacagaaacctcacggtcctggtgcgcagtcccagcgtactgctccggggccttcgagcgcatgcgagacgcagaactctcggcctgctgcacggcaacTTGCTCGATGagttcctgtgcctcgcggcgcaggttgcggcccgaaggtgtcgatggctcaggcatagcttgaagtagaTAAGCCGCAGCAACGAGTTTCTCGCCGGCCGTTtgcagttccggagatttgtcgacgttgtcgtcagccaggatgcgctcccgggccacACGTCCCGCCGTCCGGGCGTGCGCACCAGgcacggtacgctgctgctcgagtgcggcgcgtagctcctgggtttgccgacgctgctcgtcgagcttggcttgaagctcgttgagctgcgccagctgggcttgacgcgccgctgaacttgacgaggaaggggctgcgggcgggaccaccggttgctttgcccgtacgtccgccccgccgtcctcgtcgttGGCTGGAGTATTGTCGTCTTGCTCGTTcgcgaggtccgccatgaagcattccctggaaggatcgaaatccccctcgctggagtcttcggagcaggtgaggcagtaggccgtcgccagctggaacgcgcggagagcgtcggggtcgcggaccccggagtagtcctcggcctcctcggccgtgaagttgttcatgaagaagtcgacgtcgtcggcgatcgagctcgccgtctcggggtagggttcgtcaggggacgacgtgctgaggctgcggatcggcagaagatgatgacccggcgtatcctcatgctcgatgagGTCAGCGACGGTTGACAAGGCGCAGGTGgcggcgttgcgcatcccgaaggggaacgAAGACACCGAAGTCGggtcccccctgggaggcattagtgctgccgcaggcgatggtgccggcgcggatgacgccgaggcacgcgatGATGAGACGGTTGCCCCACTGGCCGCGATGTTGAGTTGCGacacgccagcctcgacccacgtgggggagctgtggcgggcCGCTCGACGCCGCTCCGTGCGTGCTTGTCgtgaacgctgacccgagcgcctgttgcgtcgGGCTGGCGGAGTCGGAGCGATGAGGTTGcgttcggaggagaggagctgcttgaggtaaccgttgccggttgctctgaactcaagactcccgaacgagaccgcgcgtcccgctggaaacggatccgaaacgcccatagggtatgggttggatctgctcgccattccgggagatcaaatgggagaaagagagaaaatgtcacgcagcacccctacctggcgcgccaactgtcggtgtcccgacccgggggcctggatcccaactagtaaatgctgcgtgtttcctcgtcccagatgatggtgcaagaggcaatcacaataacgcacagtttatcctggttccggccgtggggccgtacgtccagcagagggggtgtgcgagggcactgtattatcttgcacccggggtgcttgcagtaggggatacaagcggggCGAGAgtgggaggaaagctcccaagtctctgctagaagtggagttaGTTGAGATGAGTACTCAATCGTGCTGAAAGTTCTGAAAGGGGAAGTTCAGGGAGCCTGCTTCCACCCTTCGATTGGAGAGATCCGTCCCCCTGAAAGGGGAGCCCatcctctccttttatagttgtaaggagaggcggtgtacatgagtgtaggggcgcggaagtcgtcgttttcccttgaattgcggggtacagtggtcgaacactgtagaaagtgtactgtgggaaggcggcgcgtgtcgctgtcgtcctggattttcgtccttggtcccgtggagatggcggcggccgtcctgcaGTGTACCAgtggtagtaatggcgtgggacggtcccggaccccctggccggagtgcgggtgtgcacattagaaggtccgggagcgcgtagaagtcccggaccccacgagggggaggtccggggtcgcgcccgtgcgtgctgagtgcccctcttggcaggacacgtgacatcgtcggaccccttccccagcgggagaTGGGTCCGGCGatggatgtcggcagaacagtaacgggggcggcgccaacttgccTCGTGCCGCATTGAATGCCCACAGTACTGCTACAGCGactggggtggcagagcggtgaccggggtcggtggacgggacgccggtcacatccactgcgggagtggcagtctgacgccgcctaccctttgagccgtggtggagtggctggcttttaatgccttcgtacggcggtcggttgggcggcggggccatttgtctcttgtgccgagagatggcctcgagcgaggcggagattggccacccgctcgagggcaggtccgctgtcctcgagcgaggcggagattggccacctgctcgagggcaggtccgctgccctcgagcgaggcggaaatgcgattgcgcggtcgagggtcccgaggggagccctcgagcgaggcggagatgagtgacccgcctgagggtagatccgctaccctcgagcggggcggagtttgttcggtgggcctgagaggggccctcgagcgaggcggagattggccacctgcccgagggggatgtggctgggccacatgctggacttctttgagtcctttcctttcctctgagggagaaataggccgtgggccttcgtgagcccagttgccttagcatatgtttgtgtttttgaaagtggttttagtacctcaattagggtgtccctaattgtggcacccgacaatgagtaatccttgttatagttgcaatgaacacacgggcagcacataaaaccattctgcttgtttgcctcagccacagacaaaaaataatgcaggtcATCAATAAATTCTTTcaaacgtcggtcagcattgtacatccattgtcggtctatctgcattttaaagaaatcgatctgaattctttacacgtatcgaataaataaaatatatcaaacctaaattaaactaaatgtaacataacattaATAATTAAAATATCTGCTTAATCCATTAATAAAAATGAATATATGATCTGcttaacataacatgaataactaaatgtaacataacatcttgattaattaaaaggagtacttaatccattacagaacttaacaaaggagtactcaacatgaaacttaaaaattcggacaacaacacataggttttcaaccgtccttgcgttggaacgcagaatgctctaatgGATTTCTtactggcgcagaagaagatggcggagctgaaacctccgagtttggtggtgacgaaccataACGctgcaataaatcctcaagatcaaacagaGGTTCCTCACCCCTTGCCacgcattctctatattctttttccaaataacggagcgctgccctatgaaaagcactacgtttcttggaccgacgacctactcgagttgtgcccttctctccagaaggacaacgatcacccccaccggcgccactccctccagctgctgaagccatattttactgaaaaatacctttattttccacaaaattataaattcttaccattaaaatgcaaatattatttactattacaattacaatgatcagactaataactcttgcaaataacaatgaaatcatataaaaaagacgaaatgtatcattaattgaaaaaaatctctataacttctaattactttgacacccttcagttctaggagaacactcttttcaatatccagaaaccctctagaagagaaaaaacctttatttctgaaaatgtatatgtcagtaatctcgaccctgcggtgatgacactaaCTTTCGAGgcgacacggtgcggtacaagaatgtcaccaatcggccagtcgcagcaccaacatttacgattaataggaacacagcacttggcacaggcagcgtgctcgttgatatgctctcagtacaacaacggccatgctgactaCGTCAAATGCTTTCttcgtatcaatcggaagtgctggtgatgcgaccagccgattcgcgac
This genomic interval carries:
- the LOC120675106 gene encoding uncharacterized protein LOC120675106, coding for MEAYCNTVRRLEDKFDGLELNHVPRKYNEDADELAKIASGRTTVPPNIFAHDISKPTVEFKQPTEAGPSSAGPSDGNPPADGVGPMDTNFGTTSADEAEAMEVDEAPASRDWRVQYLEWMVRGLLPSDRAQARRLARRAKSFVLIDNGLYKRSPSGVLQRCIPIPEGKELIRDIHAGVCGHHAAPRTLVGNVFRQGFYWPTAVADATDVVRTCEGCQFYARKTHLPAHALQTIPVTWPFAVWGLDLFTGKKFLAFCDSFHIRVDWSAVAHPQTNGQVERANGMILQGLKPRIFNKLNKFGRRWLTELPSVIWSLRTTALVLGPRGLEDEGLLGCLTGRALLRAPASFSCGRAGSAVRVALTGFNSNSRLGGTTGTARACLLSVGRRSGRPGTTLAGVALTGVTLLLPGSLSRLSPSGHGLP